A stretch of the Ictidomys tridecemlineatus isolate mIctTri1 chromosome 5, mIctTri1.hap1, whole genome shotgun sequence genome encodes the following:
- the Rem1 gene encoding GTP-binding protein REM 1 isoform X2 translates to MTLNTQQEAKTPLRRRRASTPLTLSSRGHQPGRLCTASPSQSQHPRLGQSFSLNPPVRKPSPAPDGWSSESSDSEGSWEALYRVVLLGDPGVGKTSLASLFAGKQERDHHEQLGDVYERTLTVDGEDTTLVVMDTWEAEKRVWHCKQDLEDKDESWSQESCLQMGSAYVIVYSIADRGSFESASELRIQLRRTHRADHVPIILVGNKADLARCREVSVEEGRACAVVFDCKFIETSATLQHNVAELFEGVVRQLRLRRRDSSAQEPPAPRRRASLGQRARRFLARLTARSARRRALKARSKSCHNLAVL, encoded by the exons ATGACATTGAACACTCAGCAGGAAGCAAAGACCCCCCTTCGACGAcgcagggccagcactccactcaCCTTGTCATCCCGGGGCCACCAGCCTGGCCGCCTCTGCACAGCAAGCCCCAGTCAATCCCAGCATCCCCGATTGGGCCAATCATTCTCCCTCAACCCTCCTGTCCGGAAACCTTCACCTGCCCCAGATGGTTGGTCCTCTGAATCCAGCGACTCAGAAGGCTCCTGGGAAGCCCTCTACCGAGTGGTGCTGCTTGGAGACCCTGGCGTAGGGAAGACCAGCCTGGCCAGCCTCTTTGCAGGGAAGCAAGAGCGGGACCACCATGAACAGCTGGGAG ATGTGTATGAGAGGACCCTCACGGTGGATGGCGAGGACACCACACTGGTGGTCATGGACACCTGGGAGGCCGAGAAACGGGTATGGCACTGCAAGCAGGACTTGGAAGACAAG GATGAGAGCTGGAGCCAGGAGTCGTGCCTGCAGATGGGCAGCGCCTATGTCATCGTGTACTCCATCGCAGACCGGGGCAGCTTCGAGAGCGCCTCTGAGCTCCGCATTCAGCTGCGGCGCACACATCGGGCAGACCACGTGCCCATCATCCTCGTGGGCAACAAGGCGGATCTGGCCCGCTGCCGGGAAGTCTCCGTGGAAG AGGGCCGCGCGTGCGCCGTGGTGTTCGACTGCAAGTTCATCGAGACGTCAGCCACTCTGCAGCACAACGTGGCCGAGCTCTTCGAGGGCGTGGTACGCCAGCTGCGCCTGCGCCGCCGAGACAGCTCCGCCCAGGAGCCCCCTGCACCGCGGAGGAGGGCTAGCCTGGGCCAGCGCGCGCGCCGCTTCCTGGCCCGCCTGACTGCCCGCAGCGCCCGCCGCCGGGCACTCAAGGCCCGCTCCAAGTCCTGCCACAACCTGGCCGTGCTCTGA
- the Rem1 gene encoding GTP-binding protein REM 1 isoform X4 has product MTLNTQQEAKTPLRRRRASTPLTLSSRGHQPGRLCTASPSQSQHPRLGQSFSLNPPVRKPSPAPDGWSSESSDSEGSWEALYRVVLLGDPGVGKTSLASLFAGKQERDHHEQLGDVYERTLTVDGEDTTLVVMDTWEAEKRDESWSQESCLQMGSAYVIVYSIADRGSFESASELRIQLRRTHRADHVPIILVGNKADLARCREVSVEEGRACAVVFDCKFIETSATLQHNVAELFEGVVRQLRLRRRDSSAQEPPAPRRRASLGQRARRFLARLTARSARRRALKARSKSCHNLAVL; this is encoded by the exons ATGACATTGAACACTCAGCAGGAAGCAAAGACCCCCCTTCGACGAcgcagggccagcactccactcaCCTTGTCATCCCGGGGCCACCAGCCTGGCCGCCTCTGCACAGCAAGCCCCAGTCAATCCCAGCATCCCCGATTGGGCCAATCATTCTCCCTCAACCCTCCTGTCCGGAAACCTTCACCTGCCCCAGATGGTTGGTCCTCTGAATCCAGCGACTCAGAAGGCTCCTGGGAAGCCCTCTACCGAGTGGTGCTGCTTGGAGACCCTGGCGTAGGGAAGACCAGCCTGGCCAGCCTCTTTGCAGGGAAGCAAGAGCGGGACCACCATGAACAGCTGGGAG ATGTGTATGAGAGGACCCTCACGGTGGATGGCGAGGACACCACACTGGTGGTCATGGACACCTGGGAGGCCGAGAAACGG GATGAGAGCTGGAGCCAGGAGTCGTGCCTGCAGATGGGCAGCGCCTATGTCATCGTGTACTCCATCGCAGACCGGGGCAGCTTCGAGAGCGCCTCTGAGCTCCGCATTCAGCTGCGGCGCACACATCGGGCAGACCACGTGCCCATCATCCTCGTGGGCAACAAGGCGGATCTGGCCCGCTGCCGGGAAGTCTCCGTGGAAG AGGGCCGCGCGTGCGCCGTGGTGTTCGACTGCAAGTTCATCGAGACGTCAGCCACTCTGCAGCACAACGTGGCCGAGCTCTTCGAGGGCGTGGTACGCCAGCTGCGCCTGCGCCGCCGAGACAGCTCCGCCCAGGAGCCCCCTGCACCGCGGAGGAGGGCTAGCCTGGGCCAGCGCGCGCGCCGCTTCCTGGCCCGCCTGACTGCCCGCAGCGCCCGCCGCCGGGCACTCAAGGCCCGCTCCAAGTCCTGCCACAACCTGGCCGTGCTCTGA
- the Rem1 gene encoding GTP-binding protein REM 1 isoform X1, with amino-acid sequence MTLNTQQEAKTPLRRRRASTPLTLSSRGHQPGRLCTASPSQSQHPRLGQSFSLNPPVRKPSPAPDGWSSESSDSEGSWEALYRVVLLGDPGVGKTSLASLFAGKQERDHHEQLGEDVYERTLTVDGEDTTLVVMDTWEAEKRVWHCKQDLEDKDESWSQESCLQMGSAYVIVYSIADRGSFESASELRIQLRRTHRADHVPIILVGNKADLARCREVSVEEGRACAVVFDCKFIETSATLQHNVAELFEGVVRQLRLRRRDSSAQEPPAPRRRASLGQRARRFLARLTARSARRRALKARSKSCHNLAVL; translated from the exons ATGACATTGAACACTCAGCAGGAAGCAAAGACCCCCCTTCGACGAcgcagggccagcactccactcaCCTTGTCATCCCGGGGCCACCAGCCTGGCCGCCTCTGCACAGCAAGCCCCAGTCAATCCCAGCATCCCCGATTGGGCCAATCATTCTCCCTCAACCCTCCTGTCCGGAAACCTTCACCTGCCCCAGATGGTTGGTCCTCTGAATCCAGCGACTCAGAAGGCTCCTGGGAAGCCCTCTACCGAGTGGTGCTGCTTGGAGACCCTGGCGTAGGGAAGACCAGCCTGGCCAGCCTCTTTGCAGGGAAGCAAGAGCGGGACCACCATGAACAGCTGGGAG AAGATGTGTATGAGAGGACCCTCACGGTGGATGGCGAGGACACCACACTGGTGGTCATGGACACCTGGGAGGCCGAGAAACGGGTATGGCACTGCAAGCAGGACTTGGAAGACAAG GATGAGAGCTGGAGCCAGGAGTCGTGCCTGCAGATGGGCAGCGCCTATGTCATCGTGTACTCCATCGCAGACCGGGGCAGCTTCGAGAGCGCCTCTGAGCTCCGCATTCAGCTGCGGCGCACACATCGGGCAGACCACGTGCCCATCATCCTCGTGGGCAACAAGGCGGATCTGGCCCGCTGCCGGGAAGTCTCCGTGGAAG AGGGCCGCGCGTGCGCCGTGGTGTTCGACTGCAAGTTCATCGAGACGTCAGCCACTCTGCAGCACAACGTGGCCGAGCTCTTCGAGGGCGTGGTACGCCAGCTGCGCCTGCGCCGCCGAGACAGCTCCGCCCAGGAGCCCCCTGCACCGCGGAGGAGGGCTAGCCTGGGCCAGCGCGCGCGCCGCTTCCTGGCCCGCCTGACTGCCCGCAGCGCCCGCCGCCGGGCACTCAAGGCCCGCTCCAAGTCCTGCCACAACCTGGCCGTGCTCTGA
- the Rem1 gene encoding GTP-binding protein REM 1 isoform X3 encodes MTLNTQQEAKTPLRRRRASTPLTLSSRGHQPGRLCTASPSQSQHPRLGQSFSLNPPVRKPSPAPDGWSSESSDSEGSWEALYRVVLLGDPGVGKTSLASLFAGKQERDHHEQLGEDVYERTLTVDGEDTTLVVMDTWEAEKRDESWSQESCLQMGSAYVIVYSIADRGSFESASELRIQLRRTHRADHVPIILVGNKADLARCREVSVEEGRACAVVFDCKFIETSATLQHNVAELFEGVVRQLRLRRRDSSAQEPPAPRRRASLGQRARRFLARLTARSARRRALKARSKSCHNLAVL; translated from the exons ATGACATTGAACACTCAGCAGGAAGCAAAGACCCCCCTTCGACGAcgcagggccagcactccactcaCCTTGTCATCCCGGGGCCACCAGCCTGGCCGCCTCTGCACAGCAAGCCCCAGTCAATCCCAGCATCCCCGATTGGGCCAATCATTCTCCCTCAACCCTCCTGTCCGGAAACCTTCACCTGCCCCAGATGGTTGGTCCTCTGAATCCAGCGACTCAGAAGGCTCCTGGGAAGCCCTCTACCGAGTGGTGCTGCTTGGAGACCCTGGCGTAGGGAAGACCAGCCTGGCCAGCCTCTTTGCAGGGAAGCAAGAGCGGGACCACCATGAACAGCTGGGAG AAGATGTGTATGAGAGGACCCTCACGGTGGATGGCGAGGACACCACACTGGTGGTCATGGACACCTGGGAGGCCGAGAAACGG GATGAGAGCTGGAGCCAGGAGTCGTGCCTGCAGATGGGCAGCGCCTATGTCATCGTGTACTCCATCGCAGACCGGGGCAGCTTCGAGAGCGCCTCTGAGCTCCGCATTCAGCTGCGGCGCACACATCGGGCAGACCACGTGCCCATCATCCTCGTGGGCAACAAGGCGGATCTGGCCCGCTGCCGGGAAGTCTCCGTGGAAG AGGGCCGCGCGTGCGCCGTGGTGTTCGACTGCAAGTTCATCGAGACGTCAGCCACTCTGCAGCACAACGTGGCCGAGCTCTTCGAGGGCGTGGTACGCCAGCTGCGCCTGCGCCGCCGAGACAGCTCCGCCCAGGAGCCCCCTGCACCGCGGAGGAGGGCTAGCCTGGGCCAGCGCGCGCGCCGCTTCCTGGCCCGCCTGACTGCCCGCAGCGCCCGCCGCCGGGCACTCAAGGCCCGCTCCAAGTCCTGCCACAACCTGGCCGTGCTCTGA